One region of Juglans microcarpa x Juglans regia isolate MS1-56 chromosome 7S, Jm3101_v1.0, whole genome shotgun sequence genomic DNA includes:
- the LOC121241612 gene encoding L-type lectin-domain containing receptor kinase IX.1-like — protein MDYRSLCSFLLLCVLFSCFSFTASMVNFSFPYFPPNDNNITVLPSATRAVVDEHSSIRLTDNQIRGDVFNATSRAYYHQPIQLWNPITNITTNFTTYFEFVINFIDSYSSNLSSGGIAFFLTSEDSLDIPENSFGGWMGLFNETTDGNPSNHMVAVEFDTYQDPWDSSNNHVGINVNSIVSRTNLTWSNTMVSGDILGATVSYDGTSKNLKVVLNDPDVPMMANISLNLTLNVNLRDLLPEKVIVGFSASTGQAIPIQVLRSWNFSSTLDLDTIAIPDGGNSKVWLAGLIIGVVLLVFGMSFVFWILRRNTKRKEVADDDDDDDDEKYIIDPMDDDLIEGTGPKRFAYKDLAMATDNFSEEGKLGQGGFGGVYKGFLAELNIEIAVKKISSSSNQGKKEYISEVKTISRLRHRNLVQLVGWSHKRESFLLVYEYMHNGSLDHHLFRRKSHLSWPVRYKIVQGLASGLLYLHEEWEQCVVHRDIKASNVMLDLNFNAKLGDFGLARFVDHGLGSQTTVLAGTLGYMAPECLITSRASKESDVFSFGVVALEMASGRKAVEPRAEEEEVSLVNWGWKMYGRERILEVADATLNGEYVEEEMKCLITVGLWCAHPDHNSRPSIRQAIQVLNFEAPLPSLPSQMPLPSYYPSAAMASNESLFTWTGGATGKTATPLTT, from the coding sequence ATGGATTACCGATCTTTATGTTCCTTTCTCCTTCTTTGTGTCTTATTTTCTTGCTTCTCTTTCACGGCCTCCATGGTAAACTTCTCCTTCCCGTACTTCCCACCCAATGACAACAACATCACTGTTCTTCCATCAGCTACAAGAGCTGTTGTTGATGAGCACTCATCAATAAGACTCACTGATAATCAGATTCGTGGGGACGTATTTAATGCCACAAGCCGAGCTTACTACCACCAACCCATCCAACTGTGGAATCCCATCACAAATATAACCACAAATTTCACTACTTACTTTGAGTTCGtaatcaattttattgattcttATTCAAGCAACTTGAGCTCCGGTGGGATTGCGTTCTTTCTGACTTCAGAAGATTCTTTGGATATTCCTGAAAATTCTTTTGGAGGTTGGATGGGTCTCTTCAATGAGACAACTGACGGAAATCCATCCAATCATATGGTAGCTGTGGAGTTCGATACATACCAAGATCCATGGGATTCTAGTAACAACCATGTCGGTATTAACGTGAACTCCATCGTCTCCAGGACTAACCTTACCTGGAGCAATACTATGGTCTCTGGGGACATTTTGGGTGCGACAGTCTCATATGATGGAACGTCCAAGAATCTCAAAGTAGTGTTGAATGATCCAGATGTTCCTATGATGGCTAACATATCCTTAAATCTCACTTTAAATGTAAATTTGAGGGATCTTCTCCCGGAAAAAGTGATCGTGGGCTTCTCTGCATCAACCGGACAAGCAATCCCAATTCAAGTGCTCCGGAGTTGGAACTTTAGTTCGACTTTGGATCTTGATACAATTGCAATCCCAGATGGAGGGAATTCTAAGGTGTGGTTGGCAGGATTAATAATAGGAGTGGTACTTTTGGTTTTTGGGATGAGTTTTGTCTTTTGGATTTTGCGAAGGAATACAAAGAGAAAGGAGGTAGCAgatgatgacgacgacgacgacgacgaaaAATACATTATAGACCCCATGGATGACGATCTAATAGAAGGGACTGGACCAAAACGGTTTGCCTACAAGGACTTGGCCATGGCAACTGATAACTTTTCGGAGGAAGGGAAGCTTGGACAAGGAGGTTTTGGAGGCGTATACAAGGGTTTCTTGGCAGAACTAAACATAGAAATTGCAGTCAAGAAGATATCAAGCAGCTCTAACCAGGGAAAAAAGGAGTATATTTCTGAGGTGAAGACCATAAGCCGTTTGAGACACCGGAATTTGGTTCAACTGGTTGGTTGGAGCCACAAGCGGGAGAGCTTCCTCCTAGTATACGAGTACATGCACAATGGAAGCCTAGATCATCATTTATTTCGCAGGAAAAGTCATCTCTCATGGCCCGTGAGATACAAGATCGTTCAGGGTTTAGCCTCCGGATTGCTCTATCTCCACGAGGAATGGGAGCAATGCGTGGTTCATAGAGATATCAAAGCAAGCAATGTGATGTTGGATTTGAACTTCAACGCCAAACTAGGGGACTTTGGCCTAGCGAGGTTTGTTGACCATGGACTCGGCTCTCAGACAACGGTTCTGGCGGGGACACTGGGCTACATGGCTCCCGAATGTCTCATCACAAGCAGGGCTAGCAAGGAATCAGATGTGTTTAGCTTTGGGGTGGTGGCATTGGAGATGGCTTCTGGGAGAAAAGCAGTGGAGCCTCGGGCAGAAGAGGAAGAAGTTAGTTTAGTCAATTGGGGGTGGAAAATGTATGGAAGAGAAAGGATTCTGGAAGTAGCAGATGCAACACTAAATGGGGAGTATGTGGAGGAGGAGATGAAATGTTTGATTACTGTTGGATTATGGTGTGCTCATCCAGATCACAATTCAAGACCTTCTATAAGGCAGGCTATTCAGGTTCTTAATTTTGAAGCACCATTGCCTAGCCTTCCATCCCAAATGCCTCTGCCCTCCTATTATCCATCTGCAGCAATGGCTTCCAATGAATCCTTGTTTACTTGGACAGGCGGGGCTACTGGCAAAACTGCTACACCATTAACGACCTGA